In Nicotiana tabacum cultivar K326 chromosome 19, ASM71507v2, whole genome shotgun sequence, one DNA window encodes the following:
- the LOC107792884 gene encoding uncharacterized protein LOC107792884, whose product MEMKEGSVIHQVLVKLLDGKHKTLNFSTPSISTLTLKQKIQALTSIPCHLQLLLLSNSFYPLHDDRQTLNLFNGSNFPVVVNLLVRLRGGKGGFGSLLRGAATKAGQKKTNNFDACRDMSGRRLRHVNAEKRLEEWRAEAEERKLEKMAEDFLKKNAKKAAKKGNKSGDSNTDKYVQKYREDSAKCMEEVERSVRESLKGFVSSKRKGAAELNESDPKKLKILLGKRIMGDSDSEDLDDDDSDKDEEENDKSIVIDNENNSDYNGEAEGSLDSVIGRKVDGVASESGSEEEKDTPLKNSESGKDVSVVSVQHEGESPSSLTPDNQERPGQNCVASIVGTDIASATESIQTEKEVSGSSEPIVVEASSGEKENDVAEASDSLSPKPVPLEDATSKDSDLKKPFNFEEFSSAAELEAVGMERLKSELQVRGLKCGGTLQERAARLFLLKTTPTEMLPKKLLAKK is encoded by the exons ATGGAGATGAAGGAAGGGTCTGTAATTCATCAAGTCCTCGTTAAACTTCTCGATGGGAAGCACAAAACCCTAAATTTCAGTACCCCATCCATCTCGACCCTAACCCTAAAGCAGAAAATCCAAGCCCTAACTTCAATCCCTTGTCACCTTCAGCTCCTGCTCCTTTCCAATTCATTCTACCCCCTACATGACGACCGCCAAACTCTAAATCTCTTTAACGGGTCTAATTTTCCAGTGGTGGTGAATTTGTTGGTGCGCCTGAGGGGAGGTAAAGGAGGATTCGGGTCATTGCTGAGAGGAGCGGCGACGAAGGCAGGGCAGAAGAAGACGAATAATTTCGACGCGTGCAGGGACATGAGTGGACGAAGGCTAAGGCATGTGAATGCGGAGAAGAGGCTGGAAGAGTGGAGGGCTGAAGCGGAGGAGAGGAAGTTGGAGAAGATGGCGGAGGATTTCCTTAAGAAAAATGCCAAGAAAGCAGCGAAAAAGGGTAATAAGAGTGGAGATAGTAACACGGATAAGTATGTGCAGAAGTATAGGGAGGATTCTGCTAAGTGTATGGAGGAAGTAGAGAGGTCTGTTAGGGAATCGCTTAAGGGGTTTGTTTCATCTAAAAGGAAAGGTGCTGCTGAGCTCAATGAATCTGATCCCAAGAAGCTCAAGATATT GTTGGGTAAGAGGATAATGGGCGACAGTGATAGCGAGGATCTAGATGATGATGACAGTGACAAAGACGAGGAAGAGAATGACAAATCCATTGTCATCGATAATGAGAATAATTCAGACTACAATGGAGAAGCAGAGGGAAGTTTGGATTCTGTGATTGGCAGGAAAGTTGATGGTGTTGCATCTGAGAGCGGCTCCGAGGAAGAAAAGGATACTCCTCTGAAGAATTCTGAATCTGGTAAAGATGTCAGTGTAGTTTCAGTTCAGCATGAAGGTGAAAGTCCGTCCTCACTCACTCCGGACAATCAAGAAAGACCTGGACAGAATTGTGTTGCCTCTATTGTTGGCACTGATATTGCATCTGCAACTGAAAGTATTCAAACAGAAAAGGAAGTTTCTGGTAGTTCTGAGCCAATTGTTGTGGAAGCTAGCTCTGGTGAGAAAGAAAATGATGTTGCTGAAGCCAGCGATAGTTTAAGCCCTAAACCAGTTCCTCTGGAAGATGCAACATCAAAGGATTCAGACTTGAAAAAGCCTTTCAATTTTGAGGAATTTAGTTCAGCAGCAGAACTGGAG GCCGTCGGTATGGAGAGGTTAAAATCAGAACTTCAAGTGCGTGGGTTGAAGTGTGGGGGCACTCTGCAAGAACGTGCAGCCAGGCTTTTCCTACTCAAAACCACACCTACGGAGATGCTTCCAAAGAAGTTGCTCGCTAAGAAATAA
- the LOC107792868 gene encoding RING-H2 finger protein ATL22-like, protein MRPMGTLSLFFFLFLHHFALSGSTTYFSSNISICGNITIRYPFQLQSQKHQDQNPGYNNCFSLRCTDQGNALLNIPFSGDFLILEINYTNKELKLQHPSNCLPRKLLHFHLPSSPISASSSQNYTFFLLSGFHGDLRLSWDVHLDKYRDSNMTTSGETTHLNVPRTDRTSRSEAILIIFVGVSLILPSLLCLICVTCRIFLELRHHRQVTAAAAAAAMARLAPMPMIVIAGLDESTVQSYPKVVFGESRRLPGINAVTCSICLAEYNAGETLRCIPECEHCFHAECVDKWLKMNSTCPVCRNSLHS, encoded by the exons ATGAGACCTATGGGCACTCTGagtctcttcttctttctttttctccatCATTTTGCCCTTAGTGGTTCTACAACATATTTCTCTTCAAACATTTCCATTTGTGGGAATATCACCATTAGATACCCTTTCCAACTACAATCCCAAAAACATCAAGATCAAAATCCAGGTTATAACAATTGCTTTTCCTTAAGGTGTACTGATCAAGGCAATGCACTACTCAATATTCCTTTTTCAGGAGATTTTCTTATACTAGAAATCAACTACACCAATAAAGAACTAAAACTCCAACATCCCTCTAATTGTCTTCCAAGAAAGCTCCTACATTTTCACCTTCCTTCTTCTCCGATTTCGGCTTCTTCTTCTCAGAACTACACCTTCTTCTTGTTATCTGGCTTTCATGGAGATCTTAGACTATCATGGGATGTTCATCTTGACAAATATAGAGATAGTAACATGACAACAAGTGGAGAAACCACCCATCTCAATGTCCCAAGAACAG ATAGGACTTCACGTTCAGAAGCAATCTTGATCATTTTCGTGGGTGTGTCCCTCATTCTACCATCCCTCCTCTGTTTAATCTGCGTAACATGTCGAATTTTTCTCGAACTAAGGCATCACCGCCAAGTGACGGCCGCTGCTGCTGCAGCCGCTATGGCAAGGTTAGCACCAATGCCAATGATTGTGATAGCAGGGCTTGATGAATCCACGGTTCAGTCCTACCCGAAAGTGGTTTTTGGTGAAAGCCGGCGCCTTCCGGGAATTAATGCTGTAACTTGCTCAATATGCTTAGCTGAGTACAATGCTGGGGAAACACTGAGATGCATACctgaatgtgaacattgtttccATGCTGAATGTGTTGATAAATGGTTGAAAATGAATAGCACTTGTCCTGTTTGTAGAAATTCTCTTCATTCATGA
- the LOC107792832 gene encoding RING-H2 finger protein ATL20-like, whose translation MATHQLILFVLIVTLCLVVPSILLVLCIVFRFRAEGIHRQHRQTAGESAAEAGTGGGLDEFTIQSYTKIVIGESRRLLPACKNESSCPICLAEYLAGEIAKCMPECQHCFHLDCVDKWLKMNTTCPVCRKSLLFSKMHNDNLVPNL comes from the coding sequence ATGGCAACTCATCAATTAATCCTCTTCGTCCTAATAGTTACGCTATGTCTTGTTGTACCCTCCATATTGTTAGTACTCTGTATAGTATTTCGTTTTCGCGCGGAAGGCATTCACCGGCAACATCGACAAACCGCCGGCGAATCAGCGGCGGAAGCCGGCACCGGCGGCGGTCTTGATGAGTTTACGATTCAGTCATACACAAAAATAGTTATTGGTGAAAGCCGGCGACTTCTTCCGGCTTGTAAGAACGAATCAAGTTGCCCTATATGTTTGGCTGAGTACTTAGCAGGAGAAATAGCAAAGTGTATGCCTGAATGCCAACATTGCTTCCATCTTGATTGTGTTGATAAGTGGTTGAAGATGAATACTACTTGCCCTGTTTGCCGAAAGTCTCTCCTCTTCTCCAAAATGCATAATGATAACCTCGTCCCCAATTTGTAG